From Caldisalinibacter kiritimatiensis:
CAGCTATGATATTAGAACAATTTGGTGGAGCCGATGGAGAATTATCAGCAGCTTTAAGATATTTATCCCAAAGGTGGGCTATGCCTACTAATGAAGCTAAAGGTATACTTACTGATATAGGAACTGAAGAACTGGCTCATTGGGAAATAATAGGTACTATAGTATGGAAATTAATAAAGGATGCTCCTGTTAAAGAAATAAAGGGAACTCCTTTAGAACCTTATTATACAAATCATGGTAGAAACTTATATCCTGCCAATGCTGCAGGTGTACCTTGGACTGCCGCTTACATTCAATCAAAGGAAGACCCTATTGCAAACTTGCATGAAGATATGGCCGCAGAACAAAAAGCTAGGGCTACTTATGAAAAGCTTATTCAAATTAGTGATGACCCTGGTGTAACAGATGCCCTTAGATTCTTAAGACAAAGAGAAGTTGTTCATTTCCAAAGATTCGGCGAAACACTTATGATAGTACAAGAAGAAAAGGATAGAAAAAAATATTATTAAGTTAAAGTCAAGGGTGCAGTTCACTGCACCCTTGACTTTTATATCTTTTCAATATGTACCATACGCTCATTCAACCATTTTACATAATTTCACATTTAATCTGTTGTAAAGTTTATGGTAATATATTATAATGATGGTGTATTATGGTTTAATAGTTATAAAAGTAGGTGATTTTTTTGCTCGAGAAGTTTTTGTTAATAGTTGCTATTTTAGTGGCTTTTGTTGTAGGATATGAGTCTTTATCAGATATTGGAGTGTTCAATGAAAGAGGTACTTTTAAAGAACTTGTATTAGATGAATACTTAAATAAAGCTAGTGGTAAAACTTTTGATGAAATTTCTATAACAAATCATAACTCAAGAGACTATGAAAGGAGGAGCAGTAAGGATATAACTGTTATTAATGATTTTCTATCTAATTTTAATAAATTTCAAATTGTCGAAACTAAAGAAACATCATACTTTAAATATACAATATATCTCTCTAACAATGATACAATGGAGAATATAGTAATACATATACTAGGTGATAATCTTCTTTTTGTTAATATTAATCACCTTGCTATAAAAGAAGATAAGGAAAAGAAAATTAAAACTTACAAGCTTGTAGATAACCGTCACACTTATAAAATAGTAAATGATAGTATAGATTTCAACTATTTAAATCAATTGTTCTACTCTTTAAGCGAAGATGAATAATGCTATAGACATAATTTAACCTTATTTTCCTTATCATTACTCCTCACTTATTCCTGCTCTTCTTAATTTATTAATTGCATTTAAAATCCCCTTTGTCCCTAATAATAACCATATTCCTATTAACAGCTGAACTATATCACTTCCTAGTCTACCTTTAAATCTAGCTATTGAAGGATTTACACTCTCCATCTCCATCCCTAATGAAATCATGTGTTTTAATTCTACGGATGTAGTTATAATTTTAGGTATCGAAAATATTACTAATATAAGTCCAACTATAGAAAAAGCTATATACTGTAATTTATTATAATCAATGTCTATATCCTTTTCTGCCTTTAAATCCTTTGTCATAAGATTTGATATTTTTTCTGAAAAAGTCCAAAGTATAATACTGAGAATTAATAATAAGATTGTCGATAGTAAAACTGGTAATATAGTATTAAATGGTTTTATACCTACACTTCCCATAAAAAGTGGATAAATAATAGATGGTAAAAATAAAATAAATCTGATAAAAGTGAAAATAGCAAAAATTCTACATGAAATCTTGCTATATTTTTATAATTCATAGTTTGTCCTCCTTTTACTCCTTGATTATTTATTCGATATCTTTAATAATAACAAGTGTACCCGAAACCGATAATCATTAATATATTTACAAACGTAAATATATCTATTTTTCACTTTACTTTCTGCTTATTAAAGAAAATACTAATAATATTACGAATATCAAAACTAACGGAGGTATAGAAGCACTAACAAACATACCAGCTCTCATATCAAAATATTGTCTTATAATATAACCTACAAACAATAGAACTATGACCAAAATTCCTAGTATCATCAATACTTTCCTATATGTATCTTTTATCTTCATTTTTACTCTCCCTACTAATTAAACTTTGAATCTCCTTAGCAATATCCCATGTACCAAACTCTATATTTCCTATAATGGTAACTTCTATATTATATTTAGGATATACTGAAGACATCATGCTCACACCTGGGTCTTCTCCCATAATATAATATTTAAATATTTCATTATCTTTTTTTGATATCCAAACACCATATCCATAGTTAAAATCACCCTTTACATTAATATGAGGTTTTAACATAGTCTTAGTTGCTTTCTTACTTAAAATTTTATTTGTAAATATACCGTTCCATATTTTCGACAAGTCTCTAACTGTTGTATAAGCACCACCATCTGGACCCCCTATTATAGGTATGGAGTAAATGTTAGTTTTCCACTCACCTGATTTTTCTTTAATATATCCATTCGCTGTATTAATTGGCAATCTGTCCAATGAAAAGTATCCAGAGTCAAACATTTCACATGGTTCAAAAATATTTTTCTCAATATATTCTGAAAATTCAACCCCTGTTTGTTCTTCAACTACTAGTCCTAGTAGTATATAACCTGCATTATTATATTTGAACCTATCCCCAGGAGTGAAATCCATATTTCTATTTTGAAACATAGGTAAGAAGTCTTTAGGAGTTTTAATATTATACATAGGTCTTTCATTCCAAAGCTCCGAAAAATCATTCATAACTTCTTCATCAAAGTAATCCGGAATACCTGAACTATGGGTTAATAAATGGTGTATAGTAATATTTGAATCAAATTTAGGAAAATCAATATTTAAACAATCTTTTAACTTAGTTTCAAAGCTTATTGTTCCTTTATCCGCTAATTGACATATAGCTATAGCGGTAAATAATTTGCAGCCTGAAGCAATTCCAAATTTAGTATCTATGTTATTTAAAACTTTATAGCTTCTATTTGCATATCCAAAGGCTTGTTTATATATCTCATTTCCCTTTTCCTTTATAAA
This genomic window contains:
- a CDS encoding serine hydrolase domain-containing protein, which gives rise to MGKKRVEIKNFMKGFGNMRLEISNIKDIVDKKKDFSGVVFIKEKGNEIYKQAFGYANRSYKVLNNIDTKFGIASGCKLFTAIAICQLADKGTISFETKLKDCLNIDFPKFDSNITIHHLLTHSSGIPDYFDEEVMNDFSELWNERPMYNIKTPKDFLPMFQNRNMDFTPGDRFKYNNAGYILLGLVVEEQTGVEFSEYIEKNIFEPCEMFDSGYFSLDRLPINTANGYIKEKSGEWKTNIYSIPIIGGPDGGAYTTVRDLSKIWNGIFTNKILSKKATKTMLKPHINVKGDFNYGYGVWISKKDNEIFKYYIMGEDPGVSMMSSVYPKYNIEVTIIGNIEFGTWDIAKEIQSLISRESKNEDKRYI
- a CDS encoding manganese catalase family protein; translation: MWIYEKKLQYPVKVDCCNPALAAMILEQFGGADGELSAALRYLSQRWAMPTNEAKGILTDIGTEELAHWEIIGTIVWKLIKDAPVKEIKGTPLEPYYTNHGRNLYPANAAGVPWTAAYIQSKEDPIANLHEDMAAEQKARATYEKLIQISDDPGVTDALRFLRQREVVHFQRFGETLMIVQEEKDRKKYY